The Anaerolineae bacterium genome includes a window with the following:
- a CDS encoding triose-phosphate isomerase, with amino-acid sequence MNKTPSEARELVQAMKDRLAAIRGVEKVLCPPFVDLVVVSALVEGTDIGLGAQNLYPAEAGAYTGEISPLMVRELCRYVILGHSERRGYFGETDGFVNQKVHSALKHGLVPIICVGEDLEQNERGETERVVSSQVRGVLSGLTGQQVRDVVIAYEPIWAIGTGRAATAEGANRVIADVVRATVAELYGSEVAQAMRVQYGGSMNAANSRELLQQPDIDGGLIGGASLKADEFVEIVRIAAEERAVR; translated from the coding sequence ATGAACAAGACCCCATCTGAAGCCCGGGAGCTGGTCCAGGCCATGAAGGACCGATTGGCAGCCATCCGCGGGGTGGAGAAGGTGCTGTGCCCCCCGTTCGTGGACCTGGTGGTGGTGAGCGCTTTGGTGGAGGGCACTGATATCGGCCTAGGGGCACAGAACCTGTACCCGGCCGAGGCAGGCGCGTACACGGGAGAGATCTCTCCGTTGATGGTGCGAGAGCTATGCCGGTATGTGATTCTGGGGCATTCTGAACGCCGTGGGTACTTCGGAGAGACCGATGGCTTCGTGAATCAGAAGGTTCATTCCGCCCTCAAGCACGGATTGGTGCCGATCATCTGCGTGGGCGAGGACCTGGAGCAGAACGAACGAGGCGAGACGGAACGGGTGGTCTCGAGCCAGGTGCGTGGGGTGCTATCGGGCCTTACCGGACAGCAGGTTAGGGACGTAGTGATCGCCTACGAGCCTATCTGGGCCATCGGTACGGGCCGCGCCGCCACCGCGGAGGGCGCGAACCGGGTCATCGCCGATGTGGTACGGGCGACGGTAGCGGAGCTGTACGGCAGTGAGGTGGCGCAGGCCATGCGGGTGCAGTACGGCGGCAGCATGAATGCTGCCAATTCCCGGGAGCTCCTGCAGCAGCCCGACATTGACGGGGGGCTCATCGGGGGGGCCAGCCTGAAGGCAGACGAGTTCGTCGAGATTGTCCGCATAGCGGCCGAGGAACGGGCCGTACGCTAG